Proteins co-encoded in one Daphnia carinata strain CSIRO-1 chromosome 3, CSIRO_AGI_Dcar_HiC_V3, whole genome shotgun sequence genomic window:
- the LOC130693801 gene encoding ichor-like, translated as MKLEPPVPVPVDSILSWGCGGVGGGPDDDDDLLNGKFNSCDMADSTTGSSLHDHLHHHSSLSGGGGSGMAGSSSGMLSCGGGSGLSSGPMNQSNKATLLSLDNLDGLLLSGATVLTTPTTPGPGPGGGHSFAELKPLALPPFEYGGGGGNNGGNLSLDGSMNSSGSSHHHHMGGGTRTILDINLNLYKASPSGNNNNNNNNNNNNNNNNNNNNNNNSGNLNYYGSGGGGNGEPVSTTTLVNGLVSVGVVKAESMADYLMNPEIDDIAAIIGNAIADSTVASASASTGGVGGGGGMGGGGVSNVAGVGLGGVESLGPDIRDPWADIDAWIESACSTVYKHEPMLESPASSVTSGTSHSSLSSVSPAFAHPSLPPMSSLQPQQPHNSSCSVSSTLQALLSQGAAAAGSVALAHMSQDPSGGGGNNNHNVKSEPSMDMPLLQRRLTAGREPNLNNGGGGNGPMGGFVSCSMAGSSNKEMQLPHTTFHTGPTLNHVTTSLPHLGGGNDSSGCHSSSYPATARRSTAVKSSSSGYNNNKDLSDLDDPMSGGGGSGSGGGTVGGGSGGRSKHKNRSGKAKMTTVMTTDGAGKEKPVHRCNICNRGFLNKSNIKVHLRTHTGEKPFKCDACAKAFRQKAHLLKHMQIHKRITRD; from the coding sequence ATGAAGCTAGAACCCCCTGTTCCCGTTCCGGTCGACTCGATCCTGTCGTGGGGCTGCGGCGGTGTAGGCGGAGGAccagacgacgacgacgacctgCTCAACGGAAAGTTCAACTCGTGCGACATGGCCGACTCGACGACTGGCAGCAGTTTGCACGATCACCTACACCATCACAGCAGTCTTTCCGGTGGAGGAGGTTCGGGCATGGCCGGAAGCAGTTCGGGCATGCTGAGTTGCGGCGGAGGCAGCGGGCTCTCATCCGGCCCGATGAATCAGAGCAACAAGGCCACACTCTTGTCACTCGACAACCTCGACGGACTCCTCTTGTCCGGCGCCACTGTCCTGACGACGCCCACAACGCCCGGACCGGGTCCTGGCGGAGGGCACAGTTTCGCAGAGTTGAAACCGCTGGCTCTTCCGCCTTTCGAGTACGGTGGTGGCGGAGGCAACAACGGCGGAAACCTCTCACTGGACGGCTCGATGAACAGTTCCGGTTCCAGCCACCATCATCACATGGGTGGAGGGACGCGGACGATCCTGGACATCAACCTCAACCTGTACAAAGCCAGTCCGtctggcaacaacaacaacaacaacaacaataataataataacaacaacaataacaacaataacaacaacaataactcGGGCAACCTCAACTACTACGGCAGCGGTGGCGGAGGCAACGGAGAGCCGGTTTCGACGACGACGCTCGTCAACGGACTCGTCAGCGTCGGTGTCGTCAAGGCCGAGAGCATGGCCGACTACCTGATGAACCCCGAGATCGACGACATCGCCGCCATCATCGGCAACGCCATCGCAGACAGTACTGTGGCCTCGGCGTCGGCGTCGACAGGTGGCGTtggaggtggtggtggaaTGGGTGGCGGCGGAGTCAGCAACGTGGCCGGCGTCGGTTTGGGTGGAGTCGAAAGCCTCGGACCGGATATCCGCGATCCCTGGGCCGACATTGACGCCTGGATCGAGAGCGCCTGTTCCACCGTCTACAAGCACGAACCAATGCTTGAAAGTCCGGCCTCTTCTGTGACTTCCGGGACATCGCATTCGTCACTGTCTTCCGTCAGTCCGGCATTCGCCCATCCGTCACTGCCGCCGATGAGCTCCTTACAGCCGCAACAGCCTCACAACAGCAGCTGTAGCGTCAGTTCGACTTTGCAAGCTCTGCTGAGTCAAGGAGCGGCAGCGGCCGGCAGCGTCGCCTTGGCTCACATGAGCCAAGATCCTTCCGGCGGAGGTGGCAACAATAACCACAACGTGAAAAGTGAGCCCTCCATGGACATGCCCTTGCTCCAGCGACGGTTGACGGCCGGCCGAGAACCCAACTTGAACAACGGCGGAGGAGGCAACGGCCCGATGGGCGGATTCGTCTCCTGTTCCATGGCTGGGTCATCTAACAAGGAGATGCAGCTACCGCACACTACCTTCCACACGGGACCGACCCTGAACCACGTGACGACGTCCTTACCGCATCTCGGTGGAGGTAACGATTCGAGCGGATGTCATTCGAGCAGCTACCCGGCCACGGCCCGGAGGTCTACGGCTGTCAAGAGTAGCAGTAGCggctacaacaacaacaaagacttgagcgatctcgacgatccgaTGAGCGGCGGTGGAGGCAGCGGTAGTGGCGGCGGGACGGTCGGCGGAGGATCGGGTGGCCGATCCAAGCACAAGAACCGTTCGGGTAAAGCCAAGATGACGACGGTGATGACAACAGACGGAGCCGGCAAGGAGAAGCCCGTCCACCGGTGCAACATCTGCAATCGGGGATTCCTCAACAAGTCCAACATCAAGGTTCACCTTCGCACCCACACCGGAGAGAAGCCCTTCAAGTGCGACGCCTGCGCCAAGGCGTTCCGTCAGAAGGCCCACTTGCTGAAGCACATGCAGATTCACAAACGAATCACCAGAGACTGA
- the LOC130693806 gene encoding uncharacterized protein LOC130693806: METLSAKMKKTSLMPRWWKKRFTAVITESDPSCKVVYLGNVLTGWAKGEGCLDKPLATLWKNYCQSSRPDVSMRLSVCSSGLQATTSEHGLTEYWSHRVTWCAAPPSYPRIFAWVYRHEGRRLKQELRCHAVLCTTGRQARQLTARLEQRLREALHDFRREKLCRQSARLSVAACLYDDYASAIPKRKLLLAPGINNYKPPVERCKSAPKLGSIEESPELEEVEEKDWLRVLALRGSAQTLQRSNTVIKPVSPVRSSLETVREEDRCMSTPSLPCKIIAECDPSPDAVSPDGLLDLAEVKVTLMPDGGTSCVDGSPAAVQSECPTVKPMRLPLLRRMSAEARKKFGSADCVIDNSGRPSSPPPILPRRARRSLPCRAASVNDYAAELQLQQNRVLIRRQSQPEYVGVARRPTSEYIESRDEYLYDEEIDFRLRLDSAVELLESDSFSGSSPCSSADHSPNLADKGRINLVASPSDQVQAFHMLASEDHDNVSDESGYSDDKDVISSSSSASDASTVKTSKGGYAMAEEFTLNL; the protein is encoded by the exons ATGGAAACATTGAGTGCCAAGATGAAGAAGACGTCGCTGATGCCCAGATGGTGGAAGAAACGCTTCACGGCAGTCATCACGGAATCGGATCCGTCGTGCAAAGTCGTCTACTTGGGCAATGTTCTAACCGGCTGGGCTAAAG GTGAAGGTTGCCTGGACAAACCGCTGGCCACTTTGTGGAAAAACTATTGCCAGAGCAGCCGGCCCGACGTGTCCATGAGACTGTCTGTTTGCAGTTCTGGTCTTCAG GCAACGACTTCTGAGCATGGACTCACCGAATATTGGTCGCACCGCGTGACGTGGTGCGCGGCTCCGCCCTCCTACCCGCGCATCTTCGCATGGGTCTACCGTCACGAAGGACGACGCCTTAAA CAAGAGTTAAGGTGTCATGCTGTGCTGTGCACGACGGGTCGACAAGCTAGACAGCTGACGGCCCGGCTGGAACAGCGACTACGCGAGGCCCTGCACGATTTCCGGCGCGAAAAACTGTGCCGACAATCAGCCCGTCTCTCGGTGGCCGCCTGTCTCTACGACGACTATGCTAGCGCCATTCCCAAACGGAAATTGCTTCTAGCGCCCGGAATCAACAACTACAA gccCCCGGTGGAACGGTGTAAATCGGCACCGAAATTAGGTTCCATCGAAGAATCGCCGGAACTGGAAGAAGTCGAAGAAAAGGATTGGCTTCGTGTGCTGGCTCTGCGCGGCTCCGCGCAGACGCTGCAGCGCAGCAACACAGTCATCAAACCCGTTTCACCTGTCCGCAGTTCGCTCGAAACAGTCAGAGAGGAGGATCGGTGCATGTCTACTCCGTCCCTACCTTGCAAAATCATTGCGGAATGCGATCCGTCTCCCGACGCCGTCTCGCCCGACGGCCTCTTG GATTTGGCCGAAGTGAAGGTGACCCTCATGCCCGATGGAGGCACGTCTTGCGTCGATGGAAGTCCGGCTGCCGTCCAATCTGAATGTCCAACGGTGAAACCTATGCGCCTTCCACTTTTGAGGCGAATGAGCGCCGAGGCTCGCAAGAAATTCGGCTCTGCGGATTGCGTTATCGACAACAGCGGAAGGCCGTCATCGCCTCCGCCCATCTTACCACGACGGGCCCGTCGCTCCCTACCTTGCAGGGCCGCCAGTGTCAACGATTACGCGGCCGAGCTGCAGCTGCAACAGAATCGCGTCCTCATCCGCCGGCAAAGTCAGCCGGAATACGTCGGTGTTGCTAG ACGACCTACTTCGGAGTACATTGAATCGCGGGACGAGTACTTGTACGACGAGGAGATCGACTTTCGATTGCGACTCGATTCGGCGGTGGAGCTCTTGGAGAGCGATTCCTTTAGCGGCTCATCTCCATGTTCGTCGGCTGACCACAGCCCAAATTTGGCCGACAAAGGCCGCATTAACCTGGTGGCCAGTCCTAGCGACCAGGTGCAGGCCTTTCATATGCTGGCCAGCGAAGATCACGACAATGTCTCGGACGAGAGCGGCTATTCAGACGACAAAGACGTCATTTCATCGTCGTCTTCCGCCTCGGATGCTAGCACTGTCAAGACGAGCAAAGGGGGTTACGCGATGGCCGAAGAATTCACGCTCAATctataa
- the LOC130693810 gene encoding cytosolic non-specific dipeptidase-like has translation MTEALKPVFSYIDSNKDKFIKNLNEAVAIKSVSAWPETRPEIFKMVKWVAAKLEDLGATTELKDVGKQKLHDGSILDLPPVLFGKLGNDPSKKTVMVYGHLDVQPALKEDGWDTDPFVLTEVNEKLYGRGSTDDKGPVLGWIHAIEAFQQTGQDLPINIKFCFEGMEESGSEGLEELLHKEKDGFMSGVDYVCISDNYWLGKNKPCLTYGLRGLCYFEIEVACAEKDLHSGVFGGSVHEAMADLIYMMNTLVNNKGEILVPGIMDDVVPVTDEELATYTTIDFDLEHYKKDIGCKHLLHKTDKSKTLMHRWRFPALSLHGIQGAFSEPGAKTVIPRKVSGKFSIRIVPNQTPEKVNKVVNDYLNEMWKLRESPNEMKVINHHSGKPWMADPFHPHYLAGQKALEEVYGCKPDLTREGGSIPITLTFQEVTGKSVMLLPMGAADDGAHSQNEKIDIRNYIEGTKSLAAYLYHVAH, from the exons ATGACTGAGGCATTGAAACCAGTTTTTAG TTACATTGATAGCAACAAGGACAAgtttattaaaaatttgaatgaagCTGTTGCCATCAAATCGGTTTCTGCATG GCCAGAGACTCGCCCTgagattttcaaaatggttAAGTGGGTTGCAGCCAAGCTTGAGGATCTTGGAGCCACAACAGAGCTGAAAGATGTTGGCAAGCAG AAATTGCATGATGGGAGTATTTTAGATCTGCCACCTGTTCTGTTTGGCAAACTTGGGAATGACCCCAGCAAGAAAACTGTGATGGTGTATGGCCATCTAGATGTTCAACCAGCACTAAAG GAAGATGGGTGGGATACAGATCCGTTTGTATTGACAGAAGTTAATGAAAAACTGTATGGTCGAGGATCTACTGATGACAAAGGACCAGTGCTTGGTTGGATTCATGCTATTGAAGCCTTCCAACAAACTGGCCAAGACTTGCCAATCAACATTAAG ttttgcTTTGAAGGCATGGAAGAGTCAGGAAGTGAAGGTCTAGAAGAACTATTGCACAAGGAAAAGGATGGATTTATGAGTGGGGTTGATTACGTTTGTATTTCCGATAATTACTGGCTCGGTAAAAACAAACCATGCCTGACCTACGGTCTTCGTGGCCTTTgctattttgaaattgaagTGGCTTGTGCAGAAAAAGACCTCCATAGTGGTGTTTTCGGTGGTTCAGT ACACGAAGCAATGGCCGATTTGATCTATATGATGAATACTTTGGTAAACAACAAGGGGGAAATCTTGGTTCCTGGAATCATGGATGATGTTGTTCCCGTCACTGATGAAGAATTGGCAACTTACACCACAATTGATTTTGATCTGGAACATTACAAGAAGGACATTGGTTGCAAACATTTGTTACACAAAACCGACAAG TCAAAAACGCTCATGCACCGATGGCGTTTCCCTGCTCTCTCGTTGCATGGAATTCAAGGAGCGTTTAGCGAACCAGGAGCAAAAACTGTTATACCAAGGAAAGTTTCTGGCAAATTTTCCATTCGTATTGTCCCTAATCAAACCCCTGAGAAGGTAAATAAGGTGGTAAACGATTATCTCAACGAGATGTGGAAGCTGCGCGAAAGTCCCAATGAAATGAAGGTGATCAATCATCATAGTGGAAAGCCATGGATGGCAGATCCCTTCCACCCTCATTATCTGGCTGGTCAGAAAGCACTTGAAGAAGTTTATGGATGCAAGCCTGACCTTACACGCGAAGGAGGATCTATTCCGATAACTTTAACGTTTCAG GAGGTGACGGGCAAAAGCGTGATGCTGCTGCCGATGGGTGCCGCGGACGATGGTGCCCATTCccaaaacgagaaaattgaTATCCGTAACTACATCGAAGGGACCAAATCATTGGCTGCATATCTGTACCATGTTGCTCATTGA
- the LOC130693800 gene encoding nuclear pore glycoprotein p62-like, translated as MAFNFGTPSTGQTPGFSFGSQPQQTTPAFGAPSTTTPALGSTFGQPASSGFSFGQTTTAQPPATGGLFGAAKPSLSFGTGSTFGAASTSATTVPAFGQPTTSTFGFGTSAGTTPAFGLGQPAGNTAAPAPAFGAASTATTGFGFGQSAAVPAFGATTPSFSFSTQPTTTSAASAFSLGSSTAPASSFGQASTQPAFGQAAPAQPAFGQASTQPAFGQAATQPAFGQTAAQPAFGQTSAQPAFGQSAPASQSGLSFGQTATPGSTGLSFGQPPATQPVGGGLSFGQATTPASTGLSFGQPTTTSSTGGFSFGQPTTTSTTGGFASSVGGGGLSFGQPATTAATGGFGFGQPAPTAAATPSSGALSFGQPAAAATTTTTTPFSFSQPASTTATTSAPPAYSFTTPTSTAGLSFGTPATSAAPAAGGFSLGTASALPTLGQQSGKTPSFGAATATASALPSFGAPSATSVAQPTLSLGSTTSSTLSFGTQQTATSGAAQPAPTLSFGSTTTPATGFSFGAPTTTADATKVVPTAAPATTVTPVTSSTAVSSAPSFSFGTAPATTAAVAPATTTSIANSTSATPTSTANTPAVGAALTFRQLEESINKWSVDLDEQEKTFLNQANSVASWDRLLVSNGEKIVALSDSVNRVKKDQVRLESELDFVRAQQRELEEMLIPLEENLQQEVNNMPHDTEREHTYQLAENIDSQMRRLADDLKEIIERMNAASRQHEATADPIAKIARILNAHTDSLQWAESSCTALQRKLDDVGRGLEQQRRDQDRSFRFA; from the exons atggcatttaattttggAACTCCATCAACTGGACAAACCCCAGGCTTTAGTTTTGGAAGCCAGCCCCAGCAAACAACTCCAG CGTTTGGGGCACCGTCTACAACCACTCCTGCTCTAGGATCAACATTTGGACAACCTGCTTCAAGTGGCTTTAGTTTCGGACAAACAACCACTGCCCAGCCACCAGCTACTGGGGGTTTGTTTGGTGCTGCAAAGCCCAGCCTGTCTTTTGGAACAGGATCCACATTTGGGGCCGCATCAACATCAGCTACTACAGTACCAGCTTTTGGGCAACCCACAACATCAACCTTTGGGTTTGGAACATCTGCAGGAACAACCCCTGCATTTGGGCTGGGACAGCCTGCAGGCAACACAGCTGCACCAGCCCCAGCATTCGGTGCTGCTTCAACAGCAACCACAGGCTTTGGTTTTGGTCAGAGTGCTGCAGTTCCTGCATTTGGAGCTACCACCCCTTCATTCTCATTTAGCACACAGCCAACCACCACTTCAGCAGCATCAGCATTTTCATTGGGGTCATCAACAGCTCCCGCTTCGTCTTTTGGGCAAGCGTCGACTCAACCAGCCTTTGGACAGGCAGCGCCAGCTCAGCCAGCTTTTGGACAGGCTTCAACTCAACCAGCTTTTGGGCAAGCAGCAACCCAGCCAGCCTTTGGACAGACAGCAGCTCAGCCAGCTTTTGGACAGACATCAGCCCAGCCAGCTTTTGGTCAATCAGCACCAGCCTCCCAAAGTGGTCTAAGTTTCGGTCAGACAGCCACGCCAGGTTCTACAGGTCTTAGTTTTGGTCAACCACCAGCAACCCAGCCAGTAGGGGGTGGCCTTTCTTTCGGCCAGGCAACCACACCCGCTTCGACTGGTCTCAGTTTCGGTCAACCAACTACAACTTCGTCAACTGGAGGTTTCAGCTTCGGTCAGCCTACTACAACATCTACGACCGGAGGTTTTGCATCTTCagttggtggtggtggtctTTCTTTTGGTCAGCCAGCAACTACCGCTGCCACGGGAGGCTTTGGTTTCGGTCAGCCAGCCCCCACTGCTGCTGCAACACCGTCAAGTGGAGCCCTTAGCTTTGGTCAACCTGCTGCGGCTGCAACTACGACGACGACCACACCTTTTAGTTTTAGTCAACCAGCATCAACCACCGCAACGACATCAGCACCTCCAGCCTACAGTTTTACCACTCCAACATCCACAGCAGGACTCAGTTTTGGGACACCAGCCACTTCTGCCGCTCCGGCCGCGGGTGGCTTTTCGTTAGGGACCGCCTCTGCTTTACCAACACTTGGACAACAGAGTGGAAAGACTCCTTCTTTTGGAGCAGCTACTGCAACAGCTTCCGCGTTACCTTCGTTTGGTGCCCCATCAGCCACCAGCGTTGCTCAGCCCACACTTTCACTAGGCTCGACAACATCGTCAACACTCTCATTTGGCACGCAACAAACGGCAACCAGCGGTGCTGCACAACCTGCTCCAACACTCAGTTTTGGATCAACCACGACTCCAGCAACAG GCTTTTCGTTTGGAGCTCCAACAACAACCGCTGATGCAACAAAAGTTGTTCCAACAGCTGCCCCAGCCACTACTGTTACCCCTGTTACATCCAGCACAGCCGTGTCTTCTGCGCCATCCTTCAGTTTTGGAACAGCTCCGGCAACAACTGCCGCAGTGGCCCCAGCTACAACAACATCCATTGCCAACTC AACGTCAGCAACCCCAACAAGCACCGCCAATACACCTGCGGTTGGCGCCGCTCTGACGTTCCGTCAGTTAGAAGAGTCAATTAACAAGTGGTCAGTTGATCTGGATGAACAGgagaaaacttttttaaatCAAGCCAATTCAGTAGCCTCTTGGGATCGACTTTTAGTTTCAAACGGTGAAAAG ATTGTTGCATTGAGTGATTCAGTAAACAGGGTTAAGAAAGATCAAGTGCGCTTAGAATCGGAACTGGATTTCGTCCGTGCCCAGCAACGTGAACTTGAAGAAATGCTTATCCCTCTGGAAGAGAACCTTCAGCAAGAAGTGAACAACATGCCTCATGATACCGAACGCGAACACAC ATATCAATTAGCGGAGAATATCGATTCCCAAATGAGGCGATTGGCCGACGACCTCAAAGAGATTATCGAGAGAATGAATGCGGCGAGCAGACAGCACGAAGCGACAGCTGATCCG ATTGCCAAAATAGCGCGAATTCTCAACGCTCATACCGACTCGCTTCAATGGGCAGAATCCAGTTGTACAGCCCTGCAACGCAAACTTGACGATGTAGGTCGTGGACTTGAACAGCAGCGCAGAGACCAAGATCGCTCTTTCCGTTTTGCCTAA
- the LOC130693834 gene encoding ras-related C3 botulinum toxin substrate 1-like isoform X2, with protein sequence MYALNIWDTAGQEDFDRLRMLSYPNTDVFVVCYAVNCRNSFTNLTAKWIPEITKHYPNAPFIVVGTKVDVRHASESEEDIISYRNGCHTAKQIGATYFVECSALNGTNVIEIFTKAAETALGLRRKPCIIL encoded by the exons atgtaTGCACTGAACATTTGGGATACAGCCGGGCAAGAAGATTTTGACAGACTACGCATGTTATCCTATCCTAAT ACAGACGTTTTTGTGGTGTGTTACGCCGTCAACTGTCGAAATTCTTTTACCAACTTGACAGCTAAATGGATTCCCGAAATAACCAAACACTATCCGAATGCACCGTTCATCGTCGTCG gTACGAAAGTGGACGTGAGACATGCATCAGAAAGCGAGGAAGATATT ATTTCCTATCGGAATGGATGTCATACCGCAAAACAAATCGGAGCTACTTACTTTGTCGAATGTTCAGCTTTGAATGGAACCAACGTAATAGAAATCTTTACAAAGGCGGCTGAAACTGCCTTGGGACTACGTAGAAAACCGTGCATCATTCTTTAA
- the LOC130693834 gene encoding ras-related C3 botulinum toxin substrate 1-like isoform X1, translating into MANRSIKVLLIGDGAVGKTSLCTVFVHHCFPSEYVPSVLDQFFASINIEGKMYALNIWDTAGQEDFDRLRMLSYPNTDVFVVCYAVNCRNSFTNLTAKWIPEITKHYPNAPFIVVGTKVDVRHASESEEDIISYRNGCHTAKQIGATYFVECSALNGTNVIEIFTKAAETALGLRRKPCIIL; encoded by the exons atggcaaacCGTTCCATTAAGGTATTGCTGATCGGTGATGGGGCAGTTGGAAAAACGAGCCTTTGCACCGTCTTTGTTCATCACTGTTTTCCAAGTGAATACGTCCCCAGTGT GTTGGACCAATTCTTCGCAAGTATTAacattgaaggtaaaatgtaTGCACTGAACATTTGGGATACAGCCGGGCAAGAAGATTTTGACAGACTACGCATGTTATCCTATCCTAAT ACAGACGTTTTTGTGGTGTGTTACGCCGTCAACTGTCGAAATTCTTTTACCAACTTGACAGCTAAATGGATTCCCGAAATAACCAAACACTATCCGAATGCACCGTTCATCGTCGTCG gTACGAAAGTGGACGTGAGACATGCATCAGAAAGCGAGGAAGATATT ATTTCCTATCGGAATGGATGTCATACCGCAAAACAAATCGGAGCTACTTACTTTGTCGAATGTTCAGCTTTGAATGGAACCAACGTAATAGAAATCTTTACAAAGGCGGCTGAAACTGCCTTGGGACTACGTAGAAAACCGTGCATCATTCTTTAA
- the LOC130693833 gene encoding ras-like GTP-binding protein RhoL, which produces MNRDRPLKITVVGDGTVGKTCILIVYSKDIFPSEYVPTIFDNFSDTIEIDGNSYNVSLWDTAGQEDYERLRILSYPNTDVFLLCYAVNNRTSFNHVSSKWIPELKHHCPHAPIVVIGTKVDVRKEGSTNEDCVSYAEGLKMSKKIGVFLECSAKTGENVKLVFQQAVRAALNKPKSKMRSCSLL; this is translated from the exons ATGAACCGGGATCGGCCATTAAAGATAACAGTTGTCGGCGACGGTACTGTGGGAAAAACTTGCATTCTCATTGTATACTCCAAAGACATATTTCCTTCGGAGTACGTTCCAACTAT ATTCGACAATTTTTCGGACACCATTGAAATAGACGGAAACTCGTACAATGTTTCGCTTTGGGATACTGCTGGCCAGGAAGACTACGAAAGACTGCGCATTCTCTCCTATCCTAAT aCTGACGTGTTCCTATTGTGCTACGCTGTCAACAATCGAACGTCATTTAACCACGTCTCCTCCAAATGGATCCCAGAACTGAAGCATCACTGTCCTCATGCACCCATCGTCGTTATTG GAACAAAAGTGGATGTCCGTAAAGAGGGATCTACCAACGAAGATTGT gtttcgTATGCCGAAGGTCTCAAGATGAGCAAGAAAATTGGTGTTTTCCTCGAATGCTCCGCCAAAACTGGGGAGAATGTGAAACTGGTCTTCCAACAGGCCGTTCGGGCAGCTCTGAACAAACCAAAGTCTAAAATGAGAAGTTGCAGCCTGCTCTAA
- the LOC130693832 gene encoding ras-like GTP-binding protein RhoL produces the protein MNRARPIKITVVGDGMVGKTCILIVYTKKEFPEIHVPTVFDNYSGTVEVDGYPYSITLWDTAGQEEYKNLRILSYPNTDVFLLCYAVSHRSSFENIVQKWIPELKHYCPHTSIILVGTKADIRSDYGSTNRQCVTTLEGRELSKKFQINGFYECSAKTGENIVQIFEEAIRVAINKPKPKPSRCDLL, from the exons ATGAATCGAGCACGACCGATAAAGATTACTGTCGTCGGTGACGGTATGGTGGGGAAAACGTGCATTCTCATTGTGTATACGAAGAAAGAATTTCCTGAGATACACGTTCCGACCGT GTTTGACAACTATTCTGGCACGGTCGAAGTTGATGGATATCCTTATAGCATTACATTGTGGGACACAGCCGGTCaggaagaatataaaaatcTTCGCATCTTGTCCTATCCCAAT ACGGACGTTTTCTTACTTTGCTACGCAGTTAGCCATCGgtcttcttttgaaaatattgtACAAAAGTGGATCCCTGAACTGAAGCACTATTGTCCTCACACGTCCATCATCCTTGTCG GAACGAAAGCAGACATACGGAGCGACTATGGATCGACCAATAGACAATGC GTAACTACGCTTGAGGGCAGAGAATTGAGCAAGAAGTTCCAGATCAATGGTTTTTACGAATGCTCGGCAAAAACAGGGGAAAATATAGTACAAATTTTCGAAGAGGCCATTCGGGTCGCTATAAATAAACCAAAACCAAAGCCGTCCAGGTGCGACCTTCTTTAA